A DNA window from Pithys albifrons albifrons isolate INPA30051 chromosome 7, PitAlb_v1, whole genome shotgun sequence contains the following coding sequences:
- the LOC139674330 gene encoding LOW QUALITY PROTEIN: C-type lectin domain family 2 member B-like (The sequence of the model RefSeq protein was modified relative to this genomic sequence to represent the inferred CDS: inserted 1 base in 1 codon) produces MLKGRLRAHRQGWKCSSGGSGHIARAVSRKPRGFRRGRRVLYKVRAGGGHSARLGSAAAPAQGHLSLSPDFSLRCIRDKKVPIRVTLLVVGLLLTLIALLAKKCPSCPTSALPGCLQSGIGLGGKCFYIMEQEXGWNRNEASCLSHRAHLATMDTWEKLGRGFPSNFLLCYRRSVHHWIGLQSEGSRPWEWFNGSLFNALFGIHGNGQCAYTKSHGISSNWCSQRKFSICSHSQRSPSGVWKDPGTQNST; encoded by the exons atgctcaaggggcggctccgggcacatcgccagggctggaaatgctccagcggcggctccgggcacatcgccagggctGTTTCCCGCAAACCGCGGGGGTTTCGGAGAGGGAGGCGGGTTCTGTACAAAGTGCGGGCGGGGGGCGGAcactcggctcggctcggctcggccgCGGCCCCAGCGCAG ggacacctcag TTTGTCCCCAGATTTCAGCCTCAGGTGCATCAGGGACAAAAAGGTGCCCATCAGGGTCACCCTGCTCGttgtggggctgctcctcaccctCATTGCCCTGCTGG CTAAGAaatgcccatcctgccccactaGTGCACTGCCTGGCTGCCTGCAGAGTGGGATTGGCCTCGGGGGCAAGTGCTTTTATATcatggagcagg tgggatgGAACAGGAATGAggcctcctgcctctcccaccgAGCCCACCTGGCCACCATGGACACCTGGGAGAAGCTGGGGAGAGGATTCCCCAGT AATTTCCTCTTGTGCTACAGGAGGTCTGTGCACCACTGGATTGGTCTCCAGAGTGAAGGTTCCAGACCTTGGGAATGGTTCAATGGGTCCCTCTTCAATGCCCT GTTTGGCATCCATGGCAATGGCCAATGTGCCTACACCAAATCCCATGGGATCAGCAGCAACTGGTGCTCCCAGAGGAAAttctccatctgcagccacTCCCAGAGGAGCCCCAGTGGGGTTTGGAAGGATCCaggaacccagaattccacctga
- the LOC139673843 gene encoding class I histocompatibility antigen, F10 alpha chain-like, translated as MAPALGLGALLGLLGLLGAPGGATEVLHSLRYLNVAVSKPSPGVPQYMSMGFLDGIPITRYDSERGQVEPQTPWMEKGPEPGYWDGQTEINKRNQHWAADHLEILRGRYNQSGGLHTWQRVIGCDVLSDGTVRGSERYGYDGRDFISFDLGSKSFVAADGAAQVTKRRWEHERIETERWTNYLGHICPEWLQKYVGYGREALERKEPPDVHVSGKEEHGILTLSCHAYGFYPGIIGISWMKGDEIRDQETEWGGIVPNSDGTFHSWARIEALPGEREQYRCRVEHAGMPEPGIFAWEPESIRNSTPVVVALSVIAAIIIISLMGFGVWKLQSGRREKKGYNATPNRVDA; from the exons ATGGCCCCAGCGCTGGGTCTGGGGgcgctcctggggctgctggggctcctgggggccCCGGGGGGGGCGACGGAGG TTCTCCACTCCCTGCGGTACCTGAATGTGGCAGTGTCGAAGCCCAGCCCGGGGGTCCCCCAGTACATGTCCATGGGGTTCCTGGATGGGATCCCCATCACCCGCTACGACAGCGAGCGGGGCCAGGTGGAGCCACAGACGCCGTGGATGGAGAAGGGACCCGAGCCGGGATATTGGGATGGACAGACCGAGATAAACAAGAGGAACCAGCACTGGGCTGCTGACCACCTGGAGATACTGCGGGGCCGGTACAACCAGAGTGGGG GTCTCCACACTTGGCAGCGGGTTATTGGCTGTGATGTCCTGTCTGATGGGACTGTCCGTGGATCCGAACGGTACGGCTACGACGGGCGGGATTTCATCTCCTTTGACCTGGGATCCAAGAGCTTCGTGGCAGCCGACGGCGCTGCCCAGGTCACCAAGAGGAGATGGGAACACGAACGGATCGAGACGGAGAGGTGGACAAATTACCTGGGGCACATCTGTCCAGAATGGCTCCAGAAATACGTCGGATACGGGCGGGAGGCGCTGGAGCGCAAAG AGCCCCCTGATGTCCATGTGTCCGGCAAAGAGGAACACGGGATCCTGACGTTGTCCTGCCACGCGTACGGATTCTACCCTGGGATCATCGGGATCAGCTGGATGAAAGGGGATGAAATCCGGGATCAGGAGACAGAGTGGGGTGGGATCGTTCCCAACAGCGACGGCACCTTCCACAGCTGGGCCAGGATCGAGGCGCTGCCGGGGGAGCGGGAGCAGTACCGGTGCCGGGTGGAGCACGCCGGGATGCCGGAGCCCGGGATCTTCGCCTGGG AGCCAGAATCCATCAGGAATTCCACCCCAGTGGTGGTCGCCCTGTCCGTCATCGctgccatcatcatcatcagccTCATGGGATTCGGTGTCTGGAAGCTCCAATCCG ggaggagggagaagaagggaTACAACGCGACACCCAACA GAGTAGACGCATAA